In a single window of the Arachis hypogaea cultivar Tifrunner chromosome 6, arahy.Tifrunner.gnm2.J5K5, whole genome shotgun sequence genome:
- the LOC112696079 gene encoding ras-related protein RABA4d codes for MTKIDYVFKVVLIGDSSVGKTQLLARFARNEFSADSKATIGVEFQTKTLIIDTKTIKAQIWDTAGQERYRAVTSAYYRGALGAMIVYDMAKRQSFEHMAKWLQELRDHADKNIVVMLIGNKCDLAGLRAVPTEDAEDFAHRENLFFMETSALDSTNVETCFITILTEIYKINAKKPLSGADDLNGTSLRGTTIIINNHDDDAGKGCCLS; via the exons ATGACGAAGATTGATTACGTGTTCAAGGTGGTTTTGATCGGTGACTCCTCTGTTGGCAAAACGCAACTTCTTGCGCGTTTCGCCAGGAATGAATTCAGTGCCGATTCTAAAGCAACAATTGGTGTTGAATTTCAGACCAAAACTCTCATCATTGATACCAAGACCATCAAGGCTCAGATATGGGATACCGCTGGCCAAGAAAg GTACCGAGCAGTTACTAGTGCATACTATCGAGGTGCTCTTGGAGCAATGATAGTTTATGACATGGCTAAGAGACAATCGTTCGAACACATGGCTAAGTGGTTACAAGAACTGAGGGACCACGCTGACAAGAACATTGTTGTGATGCTTATTGGAAACAAGTGTGATCTTGCAGGACTCAGAGCGGTTCCAACTGAAGATGCAGAGGATTTTGCACACAGGGAGAACCTCTTCTTCATGGAGACATCAGCTCTTGATTCCACTAATGTTGAAACTTGCTTTATCACCATTCTAACTGAGATATACAAAATTAATGCCAAGAAACCACTTTCTGGTGCTGATGATCTCAATGGTACTAGTCTCAGGGGAACCACCATAATTATTAATAACCATGATGATGATGCTGGAAAAGGTTGCTGTTTGTCctag
- the LOC112805327 gene encoding uncharacterized protein codes for MADNEVQQPTPAELMTMMIELQAEVRKMAEQSSKDRNGDDTNSRGGSISCFEDLARSFINYFAASRIYVHGSDYLNTIKQGPHESLKDYITRFAKATMEIPDPDPKVHLHALKSGLKPGKFQETIAVTKPRTLEEFYKKAVGHMEIEELREARRMDKQQPRRDEEKHLKATSHKDNKKPFKLTPKYDAYTQFNTRREDIIKEILNAKIIKPPSRASSYQDQKYVDKTKHCAFHQKYGHTTDECVTAKDLLEILARQGHLDKYITGRMQQNQRGTNDSRSEKESNTPEKTKHQPPSTREVINGILGGFAGGGHTTLARKMPVVHKTR; via the exons ATGGCTGACAACGAGGTTCAGCAGCCCACACCAGCCGaactgatgacgatgatgatagaACTTCAGGCTGAAGTTCGGAAAATGGCTGAACAATCGTCGAAGGACCGGAACGGTGACGACACCAACAGCCGTGGAG GTTCCATTTCTTGCTTCGAGGATTTAGCAAGGTCTTTTATCAACTATTTTGCAGCTTCGAGGATATACGTCCACGGGTCAGATTATCTCAACACCATTAAGCAGGGCCCACATGAAAGCTTAAAGGATTACATAACCAGGTTTGCCAAGGCCACCATGGAAATACCCGACCCCGACCCCAAGGTGCACCTTCACGCACTAAAAAGCGGTTTGAAACCAGGCAAGTTCCAGGAGACCATAGCAGTCACCAAGCCCAGAACACTAGAAGAGTTCTACAAAAAAGCAGTTGGGCATATGGAAATTGAGGAGCTTAGAGAAGCTCGGCGAATGGACAAACAACAACCCCGACGAGATGAGGAAAAGCACCTGAAGGCAACAAGCCACAAGGACAATAAGAAGCCCTTCAAATTGACACCAAAATATGACGCCTATACACAATTCAATACCAGGAGAGAAGACATCATCAAAGAAATTTTAAATGCAAAAATTATCAAACCACCTAGCAGAGCAAGCTCGTACCAAGATCAGAAATATGTCGACAAAACAAAGCACTGCGCGTTTCACCAGAAGTACGGCCACACAACCGACGAATGTGTGACCGCAAAAGACCTCTTAGAAATACTGGCCAGGCAAGGCCACTTAGATAAGTACATAACTGGAAGAATGCAACAAAACCAGCGAGGCACAAATGATTCCCGATCAGAGAAAGAGTCGAACACCCCGGAGAAAACAAAGCACCAGCCACCATCAACAAGAGAAGTTATAAATGGTATCTTAGGAGGATTCGCCGGGGGCGGACACACAACCTTGGCACGAAAAATGCCGGTGGTCCACAAGACCAGATAG
- the LOC112696081 gene encoding 3,9-dihydroxypterocarpan 6A-monooxygenase-like: MDYSFYVFSSSLFFFILTLLIIKFRSKIRTSNSSSDEIRQLPSPPSLPIIGHLHLLGSVIPKSFQALAKLYGPLIQLLLGASTCMLVSNAQVAREVMKTHELNFCYRPNFGSSEYFLYKGSYFIAAPYGPYWRFMKKLCVTQLLSSSQLGRFMHVREQEIKKLLKSLMVCSSEGRECDLGFELTTLTNNILCRMAMSTTCFDNDDDAVEIHGLVKEFLEVGAKLSIGEVLGPLGKFDLFGYGKKLVKIVAKFDRILERIMEEHEHEHDGGDDEGETTLDMMDILLRVYRDPNAQVKLTRNDIKAFFLDIFLAGTDTSSVALQWSMAELLNHPIILKKLRADIAAVVGSTRMVNESDVPNLPYLQAIVKEVLRLHPTAPFALRQSAQDCIINGYQVKSQTRTLINVYAIMRDPQSWDNPENFIPERFLETTHNDIIKMSVNDFRYIPFGFGRRGCPGSSLALTVIQATIAALIQCFDWKIKGGDRVNMEEGSSFSAGLAKPLLCYPILCYNPF; encoded by the exons ATGGATTATTCTTTCTACGTGTTCTCCTcctctttatttttcttcattcTAACTCTACTTATCATCAAGTTCCGAAGCAAAATAAGAACCTCGAATTCCAGCAGCGATGAAATTCGACAGCTACCATCTCCACCATCACTTCCAATAATTGGACACCTTCATCTTCTAGGCTCAGTGATACCAAAGTCATTTCAAGCCTTGGCCAAACTCTATGGCCCTCTGATTCAGCTTCTTTTAGGTGCCTCAACTTGTATGCTTGTTTCCAATGCCCAAGTTGCAAGAGAAGTAATGAAAACCCATGAACTCAACTTTTGTTACCGCCCAAACTTCGGTTCCTCTGAGTATTTTCTTTATAAAGGGTCTTATTTTATTGCCGCACCATATGGGCCTTATTGGAGGTTCATGAAGAAGCTATGCGTGACTCAACTTCTCTCGAGTTCTCAGCTTGGGAGATTCATGCACGTGAGGGAACAAGAGATTAAGAAGCTCTTGAAATCACTTATGGTTTGTTCTAGTGAGGGCAGAGagtgtgatttgggttttgagctTACTACTTTGACCAACAATATCCTATGTAGGATGGCCATGAGCACTACTTGTTTCgacaatgatgatgatgctgtGGAGATTCATGGTTTGGTTAAGGAGTTTTTGGAGGTTGGTGCTAAGTTGAGCATTGGCGAGGTTCTTGGGCCTTTGGGGAAGTTTGATTTGTTTGGGTATGGGAAGAAGCTTGTGAAAATAGTGGCCAAATTTGACCGCATCTTGGAGCGGATCATGGAGGAACATGAACATGAACAtgatggtggtgatgatgagggaGAAACCACCTTGGACATGATGGATATTCTCTTAAGAGTTTATAGAGATCCAAACGCTCAGGTCAAGTTAACAAGGAATGACATCAAGGCTTTCTTCCTA GATATTTTTCTTGCGGGAACAGATACGTCTTCTGTGGCATTGCAATGGAGCATGGCAGAGTTACTAAACCACCCAATAATACTGAAGAAGCTGAGGGCAGATATTGCTGCAGTGGTGGGGTCAACCAGGATGGTCAACGAATCGGACGTTCCAAATCTACCTTACCTCCAAGCTATTGTGAAGGAAGTGCTAAGGCTCCATCCAACGGCACCGTTTGCTCTTCGACAATCTGCTCAAGATTGCATCATCAATGGTTATCAAGTAAAGTCTCAAACAAGAACACTCATCAATGTCTATGCCATCATGAGAGACCCTCAATCTTGGGACAATCCTGAAAACTTTATACCCGAACGGTTCTTGGAAACCACACATAATGACATTATCAAAATGAGTGTTAATGATTTTAG gTACATTCCATTTGGGTTCGGGAGGAGAGGATGCCCTGGATCTTCTCTTGCTTTAACGGTAATACAAGCAACCATTGCAGCGTTGATCCAATGTTTTGATTGGAAAATCAAAGGGGGAGACAGGGTTAACATGGAAGAAGGGTCATCATTCTCTGCAGGGTTGGCTAAGCCACTACTTTGTTACCCTATCTTATGTTATAATCCCTTTTGA
- the LOC112696082 gene encoding 3,9-dihydroxypterocarpan 6A-monooxygenase codes for MAATSASMVFYIFSWLSLVVLTSLLKYLINKTRTNPRIQTPPSPPSLPIIGHLHLIGSSVIPKSFQALAKLYGPLIQLRLGASTFILVSNAQVAKQVLKTNEINFINRPHIGSTSEYNLYEGCDFVFAPYGPYWRFMKKLCMNELLSSSQLGRFMHVREQEIKKLLKSLMVCSSEGRECDLGFELTTLTNNILCRTAMSTTCVDKDKNSNDDAVEIHGLVKEFLELGAKFSIGDVLGPLGKLDLFGYGKRLLKTLTRFDQIVERIMEEHEKKNDNEGETWDMMDVLLQVYRDPNAQVRLTRNHIKAFFRDIFLAGTDSSSVSVQWTMAEILNHPTVLKRLRAEIDAVVGSTRLVNESDFPNLPYLQAVVKEAMRLHPTAPLSLREAAEDFSINGYNVKSQTRTIINIYAIMRDPEAWPNPEDFIPERFLDDTTNDGVYGDHYNLKERFIKMSVNDFRYIPFGFGKRGCPGASLALTVINLTVAALIQCFDWRIKGGDRVNMEEGSSFSMGLAQPLVCYPVTRFNPFPL; via the exons ATGGCTGCTACAAGTGCTAGCATGGTGTTTTACATCTTCTCATGGTTAAGTCTTGTTGTTTTGACTTCACTCCTCAAGTACctaattaacaaaacaagaacAAATCCCAGAATTCaaacaccaccatcaccaccatcaCTACCAATAATCGGACACCTTCACCTTATAGGCTCATCAGTAATACCAAAGTCATTCCAAGCCTTGGCTAAACTCTATGGCCCTCTGATTCAGCTTCGTTTAGGTGCCTCAACTTTCATACTTGTCTCCAACGCACAAGTTGCAAAACAAGTGTTGAAAACCAATGAAATCAATTTCATTAACAGGCCTCACATTGGGTCCACCTCTGAGTACAACCTCTATGAAGGGTGTGATTTTGTTTTTGCACCTTATGGGCCTTATTGGAGGTTCATGAAGAAGCTATGCATGAATGAACTTCTCTCGAGTTCTCAGCTTGGGAGATTCATGCACGTAAGGGAACAAGAGATTAAGAAGCTCTTGAAATCACTTATGGTTTGTTCTAGTGAGGGCAGAGagtgtgatttgggttttgagctTACTACTTTGACCAACAATATCCTATGTAGGACGGCCATGAGCACTACATGTGTGGACAAAGATAAGAATAGCAATGATGATGCTGTGGAGATTCATGGTTTGGTGAAGGAGTTTCTTGAACTTGGTGCCAAATTTAGCATTGGTGATGTTCTTGGGCCTTTGGGTAAACTGGACTTATTTGGGTATGGGAAAAGACTTTTGAAAACACTCACTAGATTTGACCAGATCGTGGAGAGGATCATGGAGGAACATGAGAAGAAGAACGATAATGAAGGAGAAACATGGGACATGATGGACGTTTTGTTGCAAGTCTATAGAGATCCAAATGCTCAAGTGAGATTAACAAGGAATCATATCAAGGCCTTCTTCCGA GATATTTTCCTTGCGGGAACGGACTCCAGTTCAGTGTCAGTGCAATGGACCATGGCAGAGATCTTAAACCACCCAACAGTATTGAAGAGGTTGAGGGCAGAGATTGACGCAGTGGTGGGGTCAACCAGGCTGGTCAACGAATCCGACTTTCCAAATCTTCCTTACCTCCAAGCTGTTGTAAAGGAAGCTATGAGGCTCCATCCAACGGCACCGTTATCTTTGAGAGAGGCTGCAGAAGATTTCAGCATCAATGGCTACAATGTGAAGAGCCAAACAAGAACAATTATCAATATCTACGCCATTATGCGGGACCCAGAAGCATGGCCCAACCCGGAAGATTTTATCCCTGAGAGATTCTTGGATGATACCACTAACGATGGGGTCTATGGTGATCACTATAATTTAAAGGAACGTTTCATTAAAATGAGTGTTAACGATTTCAGGTATATTCCGTTTGGGTTTGGTAAGAGGGGGTGCCCTGGAGCTTCTCTTGCTTTGACGGTCATAAATCTGACGGTTGCTGCGTTGATCCAATGCTTTGATTGGAGAATCAAAGGTGGAGATAGGGTTAACATGGAAGAAGGCTCCTCTTTTTCTATGGGATTGGCACAACCACTTGTTTGTTACCCTGTTACACGTTTTAATCCCTTTCCTCTGTAG
- the LOC140173600 gene encoding uncharacterized protein has protein sequence MSHQQTILSNASILRDWSVSGERASILGSIWLRRIILGDHPLSKTKDIPFLIVDYCVNAIFDRPSLNAFGAIVSTVHLCVKFQTHDNQIATVHSDKIKTHKCYNESLKTRPISNHMPNTQTKSFEVNNISDDVDLDPREDLRDGPSPIDELEQVTLNDNSKHFTYISYFLPTGAKHHIVSILQRNADLFTWTSAYMPGIDLNFISHKLQLDPNVRPIAQKKRNMGEEKKLTCLEQTQKFLNAGFIRELRFTTWLSNVVMVRKPSGATYQRLMDKIFSKQMGKNLEVYVDDMVVKTTHNQDHGADLEEIFGPIKKHNMRLNFEKCAFRVTGGKFLGFMLTARGIEANLEKCEAIIKMKSPQTIKEVNN, from the exons ATGTCGCACCAACAAACCATACTATCCAATGCATCCATACTCAGGGATTGGTCGGTTTCAGGAGAACGAGCATCTATCCTCGGCAGCATATGGCTAAGAAGAATAATTTTGGGTGACCACCCTTTGTCTAAAACAAAGGACATTCCATTTTTAATAGTCGATTATTGTGTTAATGCCATCTTCGATAGACCTTCCTTAAATGCCTTTGGAGCCATTGTATCTACGGTTCACTTATGTGTTAAATTTCAAACACATGACAACCAGATAGCTACAGTCCACTCTGATAAGATCAAAACTCATAAgtgttacaatgaaagcctgaaaACAAGGCCGATCAGTAACCACATGCCCAATACACAGACAAAAAGCTTCGAAGTGAACAACATATCAGATGACGTCGACCTCGACCCAAGAGAAGATCTACGAGACGGACCCTCACCAATAGATGAACTCGAACAAGTAACGCTAAACGATAACAGCAAACATTTTACTTACATTAGCTATTTTCTTCCCACAGGAGCAAAACATCACATCGTGAGCATACTACAAAGGAACGCCGACCTCTTCACATGGACGTCGGCATATATGCCAGGCATCGACCTAAACTTCATATCCCACAAGCTACAGCTTGACCCAAATGTCCGACCTATAGCACAAAAGAAACGCAATATGGGTGAGGAAAAGAAATTGACATGCCTAGAACAAACTCAGAAATTCCTAAatgcaggattcataagagaactACGCTTCACAACATGGCTCTCCAACGTAGTAATGGTAAGGAAACCCTCAG GTGCCACTTACCAGCGCTTAATGGATAAGATCTTCAGCAAACAGATGGGGAAAAACCTAGAGGTGTATGTCGATGACATGGTCGTCAAAACAACACACAACCAAGACCATGGTGCCGACCTCGAGGAAATATTTGGCCCAATCAAGAAACATAACATGAGGCTCAATTTCGAGAAGTGTGCTTTTAGGGTGACAGGAGGAAAATTTCTCGGATTTATGTTGACTGCAAGAGGAATTGAGGCCAATCTCGAGAAATGCGAGGCAATCATAAAGATGAAGAGTCCCCAAACAATAAAAGAGGTCAACAATTAA
- the LOC112696080 gene encoding protein POLYCHOME — protein sequence MPEARDRRSTAVDIAALFARRRALLHGVLLDDELDSSVFGSARRQPVTTTSGSGLARGGFRTPRTGAVGALAGAENNSPSRSGGRRVVGRGRGRGRGISSRSVLPSWYPRTPLRDISSVVRAIERRRARLGEIDGQQTGNPFPADQLFPDPSVSSDNAQLSEITPKPASGVKLRTPSGKVPKILLDIANQTEGEQSELTPQMKLLNSIDSVEKVVKEELQRLKRTPSAKKAEREKRVRTLMSMR from the exons ATGCCGGAAGCAAGAGATCGTCGTTCCACTGCCGTCGACATCGCCGCTCTATTTGCACGCCGGCGAGCTTTACTCCACGGCGTACTCTTGGACGACGAACTTGACTCCAGCGTCTTCGGATCCGCTCGGAGGCAACCGGTAACGACTACATCCGGGTCGGGTCTTGCTCGTGGAGGGTTCAGAACACCAAGAACCGGTGCGGTTGGGGCGCTTGCTGGTGCAGAGAACAATAGCCCGTCGAGAAGTGGTGGAAGGCGAGTAGTGGGAAGGGGTCGTGGTCGTGGTCGCGGTATTTCTTCCCGGAGCGTGCTACCTTCTTGGTACCCTAGAACCCCTCTTAGGGACATTTCTTCTGTTGTGCGC GCAATTGAAAGGAGGAGAGCTCGGCTGGGAGAAATCGATGGCCAGCAAACTGGGAATCCATTTCCGGCGGATCAGCTGTTTCCTGATCCTTCTGTGTCCTCAGATAATGCTCAACTCTCTGAGATCACCCCAAAGCCGGCATCAGGTGTTAAGCTCCGAACACCCAGCGGCAAGGTTCCGAAAATTCTGCTCGACATTGCCAATCAGACCGAAGGGGAGCAGTCAGAGTTAACTCCACAGATGAAGCTGCTCAATTCAATTGATAGTGTTGAGAAAGTGGTGAAGGAGGAGCTGCAGAGACTTAAGAGAACACCAAGCGCCAAGAAAGCCGAAAGAGAAAAACGAGTTCGTACGTTGATGTCCATGAGGTGA